In Nonomuraea sp. NBC_00507, the following are encoded in one genomic region:
- a CDS encoding LamG domain-containing protein: MPQRVRKPDGSWTEIDLDLVKRADGKLAPKAGPANVAFSGGGDTALAAYVSKDTRSTLRLGWQDKLPTPMVSGDTATYPSVFPGVDLQVTAELFGFSEVLVVKTAEAAKNPALSKIKFTTRTEGVTLRSDGQNGADALDPAGRTVFRANSPKMWDSSGSRDEQPVTASGRAPAAAQEEPLRQVEMPMEVGSGTLTITPDQTILQDPATQFPVFIDPTITDGRTHWGYIDQAHPSQACWDNSCKDGDGDPYPPRAGRYGGAGAIRSMFAMDTSQLPKGSYVGAAQFSITGTWTPNWSCSVKVGVELRLTSGINGNETWNNFSGSGHWSTVQDTQSASLGHDGCGARKLEFNVLDGARKAAAAGWRSATFGLKALSGHEGDSDWWMRFKLDPMWTIHYNQRPRQPSQLKVGGKTCSTTTWPLIGKMSGRQAPVVSATATDPDANKGQKITGVEFEWGTYDPVTKTMTPKGNPRDTHDDVSGRTWQTEIPQNTAASLADGTYYVKARAYDTWKVNEQGVSYWSNPCYFKVDATVPDEKLTITPVAGAGESAPVYSPDVWGGGLNKAGTFEIKAPTVGASNDIAFYRWSFGTSAPTNQVTAGTDPDRTARITATPSQFGPAVLYVRGFDAAGNTDSNHSLFSITILVNPPDCGAGAYRPCPAMSAGFWSMGEGSGSVSQDLSGKNHTLMFGSPAYWADGRPGLGKAIGFDGVRACGNTSTTVTACPDNPGAKVPIIRTDQSFTVSAWVKLRSLPNRNMAVVTQSGTHVAGFSLYYKTVSDTEKRWTFLMTQNDVATSAPNYIARRSISTSDYPAELDVWTHLVGVYDSVNGTLSLYVNGNDVGETDVVDTNGFRPAFNSTGSLQVGRAWFNDKYLDYLDGSVQDVHIYPGAIDKQMILGESNPYIRLPGPAAP; the protein is encoded by the coding sequence TTGCCGCAGCGGGTGCGGAAGCCGGACGGTTCGTGGACGGAGATCGACCTGGACCTGGTGAAGCGTGCCGACGGCAAGCTGGCGCCGAAGGCGGGTCCGGCGAACGTGGCGTTTTCCGGAGGTGGAGACACCGCTCTGGCGGCCTACGTCTCCAAGGACACGCGCAGCACGCTGCGCCTGGGTTGGCAGGACAAGCTGCCGACGCCCATGGTCAGCGGTGACACTGCCACCTATCCGTCGGTGTTCCCCGGCGTGGATTTGCAGGTCACTGCCGAGTTGTTCGGCTTCAGCGAGGTGCTGGTCGTCAAGACGGCCGAGGCCGCGAAGAATCCGGCGTTGTCGAAGATCAAATTCACCACTCGCACCGAGGGCGTGACGTTGCGCTCAGACGGCCAGAACGGTGCCGACGCGCTCGACCCGGCGGGGCGGACGGTCTTCCGGGCGAACTCGCCGAAGATGTGGGACTCCAGCGGGAGCCGAGACGAGCAACCCGTCACTGCTTCGGGTCGCGCGCCGGCTGCGGCCCAGGAGGAGCCGCTCCGGCAGGTGGAGATGCCTATGGAGGTCGGCTCGGGCACACTGACGATCACTCCCGACCAGACGATTCTGCAGGACCCGGCGACGCAGTTTCCTGTCTTCATCGATCCCACGATCACCGATGGCCGTACGCACTGGGGCTACATCGACCAAGCCCATCCCAGCCAAGCGTGCTGGGACAACTCCTGCAAGGACGGCGACGGAGACCCTTATCCGCCGCGTGCGGGACGGTACGGCGGCGCAGGCGCGATCCGGTCGATGTTCGCCATGGACACCAGTCAACTGCCGAAGGGTTCCTACGTCGGCGCCGCCCAGTTCAGTATCACCGGCACCTGGACGCCCAATTGGTCGTGCAGCGTGAAGGTGGGCGTGGAGTTGAGGCTCACCTCCGGCATCAATGGCAATGAGACCTGGAACAACTTCAGCGGCAGTGGCCACTGGTCCACGGTTCAGGACACTCAGTCGGCGTCCCTGGGCCATGACGGCTGTGGGGCCAGGAAGCTTGAGTTCAACGTGCTCGACGGCGCGCGGAAGGCCGCTGCGGCGGGGTGGCGGTCTGCGACGTTCGGCCTGAAGGCACTGTCGGGACACGAAGGTGACTCCGATTGGTGGATGCGCTTCAAGCTCGACCCGATGTGGACCATCCACTACAACCAGCGGCCGCGCCAGCCTTCGCAGCTGAAGGTCGGCGGTAAGACCTGTTCTACGACCACCTGGCCGTTGATCGGCAAGATGTCGGGTCGGCAGGCCCCCGTGGTGTCGGCGACGGCAACTGATCCCGATGCCAACAAGGGGCAGAAGATCACCGGTGTCGAGTTCGAGTGGGGCACCTACGATCCGGTGACCAAGACGATGACGCCCAAGGGGAACCCCAGGGACACGCACGACGATGTCTCCGGCAGGACCTGGCAGACCGAGATCCCCCAGAACACCGCCGCCTCGCTGGCCGACGGCACGTACTACGTGAAGGCCCGTGCTTATGACACGTGGAAGGTCAACGAACAAGGCGTCAGCTACTGGAGCAACCCTTGTTACTTCAAGGTCGACGCCACGGTGCCGGACGAGAAGCTCACGATCACTCCGGTGGCGGGTGCGGGGGAGTCGGCGCCGGTCTATTCACCCGACGTCTGGGGCGGTGGGCTCAACAAGGCCGGAACATTCGAGATCAAGGCCCCTACGGTCGGTGCCAGCAACGACATCGCCTTCTACCGCTGGTCGTTCGGCACCAGCGCGCCGACCAACCAGGTGACGGCGGGAACCGACCCCGATCGAACCGCACGTATCACGGCGACGCCGTCGCAGTTCGGTCCGGCCGTGCTCTACGTTCGGGGGTTCGATGCCGCTGGTAACACCGACAGCAATCATTCCTTGTTCTCCATCACCATCCTGGTGAACCCGCCCGACTGTGGTGCCGGCGCCTACCGTCCGTGTCCGGCGATGAGTGCCGGGTTCTGGAGCATGGGCGAAGGCAGTGGGTCGGTGAGCCAGGACCTGTCCGGCAAGAACCACACGTTGATGTTCGGTTCGCCGGCGTATTGGGCAGACGGGCGACCTGGCCTGGGGAAGGCGATCGGCTTCGACGGCGTCAGGGCGTGCGGGAACACCAGCACCACGGTGACAGCCTGCCCGGACAACCCAGGCGCCAAGGTGCCGATCATCCGCACCGACCAGAGCTTCACGGTCTCGGCTTGGGTCAAGCTGCGGAGCTTGCCGAACCGCAACATGGCGGTCGTCACCCAGTCCGGCACCCACGTCGCCGGGTTCTCCCTCTACTACAAGACCGTCAGCGACACCGAGAAGCGGTGGACGTTCCTGATGACCCAAAACGACGTCGCCACATCGGCTCCCAACTACATTGCGCGTCGGTCGATCTCGACGAGTGACTATCCGGCCGAGTTGGACGTGTGGACGCATCTCGTCGGAGTTTACGACTCGGTGAATGGGACGCTCAGCCTCTATGTGAACGGCAACGACGTCGGCGAGACCGACGTGGTCGACACCAACGGGTTCCGTCCCGCCTTCAACTCCACCGGCAGCTTGCAGGTGGGCCGAGCCTGGTTCAACGACAAGTACCTCGATTACCTGGACGGCTCCGTCCAGGACGTGCACATCTACCCGGGCGCGATCGACAAGCAGATGATCCTCGGCGAGTCCAATCCCTACATTCGGCTGCCGGGACCGGCTGCTCCCTGA